Proteins co-encoded in one Coriobacterium glomerans PW2 genomic window:
- a CDS encoding MarR family winged helix-turn-helix transcriptional regulator, which yields MFQQDTLERTAEQCQEVSRIFSEMDRTYHRLAQRTGLSDCAFWVMYALGEHAAPLSQKSLVEGWCYAKQTVSSALKMLIERRLIRLEPAAEDRRSKVIELTEAGERFLRDHVEPTMLLERCALESLTPADREQLVRLLSRYVSRLTEETMSPTKRPMEPAAV from the coding sequence ATGTTCCAGCAGGACACGCTTGAGAGAACCGCAGAGCAATGCCAAGAGGTGAGTCGCATCTTCAGCGAGATGGACAGGACCTATCACCGGCTCGCGCAGCGGACCGGACTGTCCGATTGCGCATTTTGGGTCATGTACGCCCTGGGCGAGCATGCTGCTCCGCTTTCGCAGAAAAGTCTCGTGGAGGGATGGTGCTACGCCAAGCAGACCGTCAGCTCCGCGCTCAAGATGCTCATCGAGCGCCGGCTCATCCGACTCGAGCCTGCAGCAGAAGACCGCAGGAGCAAGGTAATCGAGCTCACAGAGGCCGGTGAGCGATTCCTGCGCGATCACGTCGAACCGACGATGCTGCTTGAGCGATGCGCCCTCGAAAGCCTGACGCCTGCCGATCGCGAGCAGCTGGTGCGTCTGCTGTCCCGCTACGTCTCCCGTCTCACCGAGGAGACGATGTCTCCGACCAAGCGACCCATGGAGCCGGCTGCCGTGTAG
- a CDS encoding sugar O-acetyltransferase: MTEEEKRDRGLWYDAAYDQALHDECIMAKDLCFEFNQMRPSDGERRAELLDQLLGSIGEFSQVLSPFQVDYGCNVSIGEGTFLNHGAYLMDGARISIGDHCFIGPGLQAYTALHPLVAEQRLRGIERAEPICIESDVWIGGNVTILPGVIIRSGSVIGAGSVVTKNIPAGVIAAGNPCRVLRPITAKDAISD; encoded by the coding sequence ATGACGGAAGAGGAAAAGCGCGACCGAGGTCTGTGGTACGACGCCGCATACGACCAAGCCCTCCATGATGAATGCATCATGGCGAAGGACCTGTGCTTCGAGTTCAATCAGATGCGTCCGAGCGATGGCGAGCGCAGAGCCGAGCTGCTCGATCAGCTGCTCGGCAGCATCGGCGAGTTCTCCCAGGTGCTGTCGCCGTTCCAAGTGGACTACGGCTGCAACGTCTCCATCGGAGAGGGAACCTTCCTGAACCACGGTGCCTATCTCATGGACGGAGCGCGCATCTCGATCGGTGATCATTGCTTCATCGGCCCGGGTCTGCAGGCTTATACGGCACTTCATCCGCTCGTCGCCGAGCAGCGTCTGCGCGGAATCGAGCGCGCCGAGCCCATCTGCATCGAGAGCGATGTCTGGATCGGCGGAAACGTAACCATTCTGCCCGGTGTCATCATCAGGTCCGGCAGCGTTATCGGTGCCGGGAGCGTCGTGACCAAAAACATCCCCGCTGGAGTCATCGCCGCCGGCAATCCGTGCCGGGTCCTGCGTCCCATCACCGCGAAGGACGCCATCTCGGATTAG
- a CDS encoding cysteine hydrolase family protein has translation MFDENSVLVAVDMQNDFITGALGTPRARIILERVCELAATFPGDVVYTLDTHDRDYLSTYEGTQLPIEHCIKGTQGWRVPDRLMKVLSERRAHAFEKSTFASISLADALRDRHAKRPISAVELVGLCTDICVVSCALLLRATIPEVPLAVDASCCAGSDPQGHSAALKTMKSCQVLIRNADR, from the coding sequence ATGTTTGACGAGAATTCCGTCTTGGTCGCAGTGGACATGCAAAACGATTTCATCACCGGCGCGCTCGGCACGCCCCGGGCCCGGATCATCCTAGAGCGGGTGTGCGAGCTGGCGGCAACCTTTCCGGGTGATGTCGTCTACACGCTCGATACGCACGATAGAGACTACCTCTCGACATATGAGGGCACCCAGCTTCCCATCGAGCACTGCATCAAGGGCACGCAGGGATGGCGCGTTCCGGACCGACTGATGAAGGTGCTCTCGGAGCGTCGTGCCCACGCCTTCGAAAAGTCCACGTTCGCTTCGATCTCTTTGGCCGACGCTCTGCGTGACAGGCATGCGAAGCGACCCATCTCGGCTGTGGAGCTCGTCGGTCTGTGCACCGATATCTGCGTCGTGAGCTGCGCCTTGCTTCTCAGAGCGACGATTCCTGAAGTACCGCTCGCAGTCGATGCGTCCTGTTGCGCGGGCAGCGACCCCCAAGGGCATTCCGCAGCGCTCAAGACCATGAAGAGCTGCCAGGTTCTCATCAGAAACGCCGATAGGTAG
- a CDS encoding helix-turn-helix domain-containing protein, which yields MTETRHSRTYAAKVRRHAAQILAEGLGHRALAGQLKIPEATARQWARAYAVGGEGAVLNAGARHRVYDYELKLAVVLDRLERGKTVREVMIEYGVPSESSVKSWCRLYRTGGRQALINKPRGRKPRLRAEC from the coding sequence ATGACTGAAACAAGACATTCACGAACGTACGCTGCAAAAGTTCGTCGGCATGCGGCGCAGATCCTTGCAGAGGGTCTTGGACATCGCGCTCTCGCTGGTCAGTTGAAGATTCCGGAGGCAACGGCGCGCCAATGGGCACGAGCATACGCGGTCGGTGGCGAAGGGGCCGTTCTCAATGCGGGCGCCCGGCATCGGGTTTATGACTACGAACTCAAACTTGCAGTCGTTTTGGACCGGCTTGAGCGCGGAAAGACCGTTCGAGAGGTCATGATCGAGTACGGTGTCCCCAGCGAGTCCTCTGTGAAGTCATGGTGTCGCCTGTATCGCACCGGTGGCAGGCAGGCGCTGATCAACAAGCCTCGGGGTCGCAAACCGCGGCTTCGAGCTGAATGCTGA
- a CDS encoding FprA family A-type flavoprotein, translating into MLNAIEICPKIWWVGGIDWNERSFHGYTTEQGITYNAYLIMDERVTLIDTAKATFSDEFIQRISQIVDPAKIDVVIANHVEMDHSGSLPRIHELAPDAAIYASGPAGVKEIKAHFGIDVKGVKTGDALSIGERTLTFVQTPMVHWPDNMVTYCPEEQILFSNDAFGQHYATTKRFDDENDLCELFKQAKKYYANIVWPYGAQVQKALGALRYLDIKMIAPSHGVIWRSHIAEIMARYQAWSTYQTERKAVVVYDSMWHSTEAMAREICDAFIKDGVCAQLIDLKATHISDIMTHMCDARFVAVGSPTLNSNMLPTVAAFLTYMRGLSPNNSQRIGIAFGSYGWAPLGPKQVEEALRSAKFEMPVPVITQQWIPDEKKLCDIQAAVCQIIEDDQDRSNRS; encoded by the coding sequence ATGCTGAACGCTATCGAGATTTGCCCGAAGATCTGGTGGGTCGGCGGAATCGATTGGAATGAGCGATCGTTTCACGGATACACGACCGAGCAGGGCATCACCTATAACGCCTACCTCATCATGGACGAGCGCGTCACGCTCATCGACACCGCCAAGGCGACATTCTCCGACGAGTTCATCCAGCGCATCTCGCAGATCGTCGATCCCGCGAAGATCGATGTCGTGATCGCCAATCATGTGGAGATGGACCATTCCGGCAGCCTGCCCAGAATTCATGAGCTCGCGCCTGACGCCGCGATCTACGCGAGCGGGCCGGCCGGCGTGAAGGAGATCAAGGCGCACTTCGGCATCGACGTCAAGGGAGTCAAGACCGGCGATGCGCTTTCCATCGGCGAGCGCACGCTCACGTTCGTCCAGACCCCGATGGTCCACTGGCCGGACAACATGGTCACCTACTGTCCCGAAGAGCAGATCCTGTTTTCGAACGATGCGTTCGGCCAGCACTACGCCACGACGAAGCGCTTCGATGATGAGAACGATCTGTGCGAGCTGTTCAAGCAGGCCAAGAAGTACTATGCGAACATCGTATGGCCCTACGGCGCTCAGGTTCAAAAGGCGCTCGGTGCGCTGAGGTATCTCGACATCAAGATGATCGCGCCTTCGCACGGCGTCATCTGGCGCAGTCATATCGCCGAGATCATGGCGCGCTACCAAGCGTGGAGCACGTACCAGACCGAGCGCAAGGCCGTCGTGGTCTACGATTCGATGTGGCACTCGACCGAGGCCATGGCGCGTGAGATCTGCGACGCCTTCATCAAGGATGGTGTGTGCGCCCAGCTCATCGATCTCAAGGCCACGCACATCTCTGACATCATGACCCACATGTGCGATGCGCGCTTCGTCGCTGTCGGCTCGCCGACGCTCAACTCAAACATGCTGCCTACCGTGGCGGCGTTTCTCACCTATATGCGCGGGCTGTCCCCGAACAACTCGCAGCGCATCGGCATCGCATTCGGATCTTACGGATGGGCGCCACTCGGCCCCAAGCAGGTCGAGGAGGCTCTCAGGAGCGCGAAGTTCGAGATGCCCGTGCCCGTGATCACCCAGCAGTGGATTCCCGATGAGAAAAAGCTCTGCGATATTCAAGCTGCGGTCTGCCAGATCATCGAAGATGATCAGGACCGATCGAATCGGAGCTGA
- a CDS encoding ATP-binding cassette domain-containing protein, translating into MYIEVDSYCKSIKGVTVLENISCGFERGRVYGLRGKNGSGKTMLLRALSGLIFPTSGCVRIGGKRLGKDMPFPESIGLLIENPSFLAKYTGAKNLELIAGLRGVIGREEIARAMRSVGLDPDDKRHYRKYSLGMKQRLGIACAIMEKPDILLLDEPINALDPTGVAQVEQVLARARERGAVAIVACHDMEELRLLADEILTLAEGRITDSEVVSHEQA; encoded by the coding sequence ATGTACATTGAAGTAGATTCATATTGCAAATCGATCAAGGGCGTCACCGTTCTCGAGAACATCTCGTGCGGTTTCGAGCGAGGTCGGGTGTACGGCTTGCGCGGAAAGAACGGATCGGGCAAGACGATGCTGCTGCGCGCCCTGTCCGGTCTGATCTTTCCCACCTCTGGATGCGTGAGGATCGGCGGAAAGCGGTTGGGCAAGGACATGCCCTTTCCCGAGAGCATCGGCCTACTCATCGAGAATCCATCCTTTCTCGCGAAATACACCGGGGCCAAAAACCTTGAGCTCATAGCCGGTCTCAGAGGCGTCATCGGTCGAGAGGAGATCGCCCGGGCTATGCGCAGCGTCGGCCTCGATCCCGATGACAAGCGCCATTACCGGAAGTACTCCCTTGGCATGAAGCAGCGTCTTGGCATTGCCTGCGCCATCATGGAGAAACCAGATATCCTGCTGCTCGATGAGCCCATCAACGCGCTCGATCCAACCGGTGTGGCCCAGGTCGAGCAGGTGCTCGCCCGTGCTCGAGAGCGCGGTGCCGTCGCGATCGTTGCCTGCCACGACATGGAGGAGCTGCGCCTGCTCGCCGACGAGATTCTCACACTCGCCGAGGGGCGCATCACAGACAGTGAGGTTGTGTCCCATGAGCAAGCGTAG